Below is a genomic region from Isosphaeraceae bacterium EP7.
CATGGCGACAACGTCTTCTTCCAGGTCGGGAGCTCCGCGACCTTGGGCGCGAACACCGCGTTCGCGGGGAACATCCTGGCGAACACGAGCATCACCCTGACGACCGGGGCCAGCATCGCGAACGGCCGGGCCCTCGCGGTCAATGCCGCAGTGACGATGGACACCAACTCCATCGCGATCGCCCCCGCGCTACTGGTAATCGACGACGTGACGGTGAACGAAAACGAAGGCACCGCCACCTTCACCGTCAGCCTGTCCCGCCCCAGCGGCGAGGCCATTTCTGTGGTCGCCGACACGGCCAACGGCTCGGCCGTCGCCCCGGGCGATTACACCGCAACCTCCTCGATCCTCACCTTCGCCCCGGGCGTGACCTCGCAGACGTTCACCGTCCCGGTGGTCAACGACGCCCTGAACGAAGCGACCGAGACATTGACGGTCAATTTGACGGGTGCCATCGGAGCCAACATCGCCGACTCCGTCGGTGTGGCCAGCATCCTCGACGACGACCCAACTCCAACGCTGTCGATCGACAGCGTGACGATCGACGAGAACGCCGGCACCGCGGTCTTTACGGTCACGTTATCGGCGGCAAGCGGCCAATCCGTGTCGGTCGGCTTCGCGACGGCGCCACAAGCGGCGACGGCACCGGCAGACTACCAGGCCGTCGCCGGCACGCTGACATTCCTGCCCGGCGGTGCCCTGACGCAGACGATTATCGTTCCAATCGTCGACGATGCCATCTTCGAGACCAGCGAGTCGTTCCTTCTCAACCTCTCGGCACCGACCAACGCCACCCTGTCCAACACCGTGGGGACGGGCACGATCGTTGATGATGAGCCTGAGCCCACGATCACCATCACCGGCTTGGCGATGACGGAGGGAGATGCCGGGACCAGTTCAGTGGCATTCGTGGTCACTCTGTCAGGTCTCTCGTCGCTTCCCATCACCGTCCAGTTCGCCACCGCCGACGGCACGGCGACGGCGGGCGTTGACTATGTCGCCAGTGGCGGGACGCTGACCATCCCCGCGGGAAGCCTGACCGGGACGATCCTCGTGCCGATCACGGGCGACCTGCTCGACGAGACCGATGAAGCATTTGTCGTCAATCTGACGGCGCCGACGAACGCCACGCTGGCCCTCGGCCAAGCCCAGGGGGCGATCCTCGACGACGACGCCACACCCACCGCGACGATCAGCGGGGCGACCGTGACGGAGGGCGATGCCGGGACGACCAACGCCGTCTTCACCGTCACGCTTTCGGCCGTCAGTGGCCGCGATGTCACGCTGAACTTCGCCACCGCCGACGGCACGGCGACGGCGGGCGTTGACTATGTCGCCAGTGGCGGGACGCTGACCATCCCCGCGGGAAGCCTGACCGGAACGATCCTCGTGCCGATCACGGGCGACCTGCTCGACGAGTTCGACGAAGCATTCGTCGTCAACCTCTCCAATCCCACCAACGCGACCGTCGCCGGCGCCCAGGGCTTGGGGGCGATTCTCGACGACGACACCTCGCCTGTTGCTGTCGCGGACGGATTTACTGGCGCACGAGGCACGACGCTGACCGTCTCGGGTCCCGGCGTTTTGTCCAACGACTCCGATGGCGACGGCAATCTGCTGACGGCCGTGCTTGTCTCCGGCCCGAGCAGCGGCGTCCTCGTTCTGAATGCCGACGGGTCATTCACCTACACGCCCAATGCGGGCTTCTCCGGCCTCGATCGCTTCACCTATCGCGCCATCGGAGGGGGCAATTCGAGCACCGTGGCCACCGCGACAATCACCATCCGGGACATGGTCGGCCCGGCCGTGCCGGACCTCACACGCTTCGGCTTCCACGCGAGCCCGACGTTCCTGGTCCTGACCTTCGGCGAAGACCTGAACCCAGCTCGGGCCGGCGACGTGTCCAACTATCGACTGCTCGGGCCGAACGGGCGTCCGATCGCGCTGACCTCGGCCGTCTACGACGGTGCGACAAGAACCGTGACACTTCGCCCCAGCCGCATGCTCCCGCTCAACTCTGGGTATCGGCTGGTTGTTAATGGTTCGACGCCGTCGGGAGTCGCCGATCAGTTCGACAACCTGCTCGATGGCGATCGAGATGGCCTGGCCGGCGGCGACTCGACACTCGAGTTCGGCCGTGAGGCGCTACGGGCCCTAGCCACCAACCGCACGCAAAGGGCGCTTGCGAGGCGGTTCCAGATCCCGGTCGTCAGCGACAGTGGCCTGTCCCGGCAGCTCATCGGGACGATGAATTCGCCTCGGTTCCTCCGCCTGCTGGCACGCACGTGGCGTTGATCTGAGGATACGCCACCGTGTCGCGTTAGCGTGAAATGACGTGCCCACGGATTCTCACCGCGATGGTCAGAGAATCCGGGGGCACATCGACAACAGATCCTGGTTACCTGGGCGTCCCCGGCCGCGGGCGTCATCTGATTCCGCATTTTTACATTATTGCATATGCTGATATAACCTGTTTCGTCTTAGCCAGTGACGCAATCGGCGTGGGCGAGGCATACGAGCAAATACGCCGATCCGTTCAGTGGGCCGCGATCGCCTCGGTGACAGGTTCATCCGACTCGTCCTTGATGAGGCTGCTCTTGTCGGCAATCACGCCGAACAAGTAATACAGGCCGGGAATGAACAGGACCCCGATCAAGGTGCCCACGAGCATCCCGCCGACTGACGCGGTGCCAATCGTTCGATTTCCGATCGCACCGGGGCCGGTGGCATAAACTAACGGGAGGAGACCGGCGATGAACGCGAAGGATGTCATCAAGATCGGCCGGAAACGCAATTTTCCGCCCTTGATCGCCGCCTCCTTGATGCTCAACCCCTCACGGTGCAGTTGCACCGCGAATTCCACGATCAAAATCGCGTTCTTGCCGAGCAGGCCGACCAGCATGACCAGACCGATCTGGGCGTAGACGTCGTTGGACAATCCCATGACCTTCAGGAGCAGGAAGGCTCCGAAGATCCCGATCGGCAACGACAGGATCACCGCCAGCGGCAGCATGAAACTCTCGTATTGCCCGACCAGCACGAGATAGACGAAGACAACGACGACCAGGAAGATATAGATCGCCGTGTTCCCCGCTCCCGCCTCATCATAAGATAGGCCTTCCCAGCCGATGTCGTAACCGTGGGGCAGAGTCTCGGCGGCGACCTCCTGGATCGCCTTGATGGCTTGGCCGCTGCTGAAGCCGGGAGCTGGTGCACCCTGAATGGCGGCGGAGGGATACAGGTTGTAGCGGTTGATCTCGTTCAGGCCCTGCTGCTTCTTGAGCGTCATGAAGGAGGAATAGGAAACCATCTCCCCTTGTTCGTTCTTGACGAACATTGTCTCCAGGTCCTCGGGATACCGCCGGAACTCCGGCGCGGCCTGAACGAAGACCTTGAAGAACTGGCCGAAGAGGATGAAGCCTTGCTCCCATGTGCTGCCCACGTTGATGGATAGGTTGTCCAACGCGGCTGCGATCGACACCCCCTTCTGCATGGCCACGTCGTTGTTGATGACCAGTTCATACTGCGGGTAGTTGCTGGCGAAGAAGGTGAACAGGCCCTTCACCTCTTTACGCTTCGACAGGGCGGCCATGAACTTTTCGGTCACTTTACCGAGTCGTTCGTAGTCATTCGTGTTCGTCTTGTCGAGGACACGCGTGGAGAATCCCCCGGCCGCGCCGAAGCCCGGAACCGCCGGAGGCTCGAAGAACTCGAGCTTGACATTGGAGATCGCACGACCTTTTTCGTCGAGCTTTTCGATGATCTCGCGGGAGGTCAGCTTGCGATCGGCCCATGGTTTCAGATTGATGAGGCAAGTCCCCGCGTTCGACCCGCGTCCCTCGGTCAGGACCTCGTAACCCGCCAACGAGGAGACCGAGTTGACTCCTTCGATGCCTTTGGCAACCACCTGCAGTTCGTGAGCCTTGGAATTGGTGTATTCGAGGGTCGAGCCTGGAGGCGTCTGGATGATCCCGTAGATCATCCCCTGGTCTTCGAGCGGAATGAAGCCGGTCGGGAGCTTCGTGTTCACGAGGTAAATGGCGACGCAAAAGCCCATGATCACGAACATGGTTAACGTGCGGCTCGTGACGATCGGGCGTAGGACCGCGGCATATCCGCCCGTGACCCTCTCGACCCCTCGGTCGAAGAGATGGAGCAAGTAGGCGAGCGGGCCACGCTTTTTCACCTGGTTCGAGTGGGGCTTGAGAAGCATCGCGCAGAGGACCGGCGTGAGCGTCAGGGCCACGACGCCGGAAAGCACGATGGCCATGGCCATCGTGAGACCGAACTGGCGGTAGAAGACGCCGACCGGCCCGGTCATGAAGGTCACCGGAATGAAGACCGCCGTCATCACCATGGTGATCGCGATGATCGCCCCGCTGATCTCCTGGACAACCTCCTTGGTAGCCCGATAGGGCGAGAGATGCTTCTCGGCCATCTTGGCATGCACCGCCTCGACCACCACGATGGCGTCGTCAACCACGACCCCGATCGCCAGCACCAGCGCGAAGAGCGTGATCAGGTTGATCGATAGGCCGAACAACAGCATGAAGAAGAAGGTCCCGATCAACGACACCGGAACCGCCAGGGTCGGGATCAGCGTGGAACGCCAATCACCGAGGAACAGGAAGACCACCAGGGCCACCAGGATGAAGGCCTCGAAGAGCGTGTGGAGCACCTTCTCGATGGAAGCCTCGAGGAACGCGGAGACGTCGTAGGTGACCGCGAAGTCCATGCCTGGTGGGAATGACTCCCCCTTCATCTCCTGGAGCTTCTCCTTGACCTCCTCGATGACGGCGGCGGCGTTGGAGCCCGGGGTCTGCTTGAGGACGATGGCTGCGGAGGGGAGGCCGTCGATGTCCGAATAGAGGTTGTAGTAGGAGGCACTCAGCTCGACCTTGGCGACGTCCTTGAGCCGCAGGATCTCTCCGTTAGGATTTGCTTTAATAATGATATTTTCATACTGCTCCGTCTTGTTGTAGCGTCCCACCCAGGTCAGGACGTACTCGACCGTCTGCGAGGTCGTGCCCGTCGCCTGGCCGAGCCGACCGGGAGAGCCGATCATGCTCTGCTGTCCGAGGGCCTTCATGACGTCCTCGGAGGACAGATTGTAGGCTCGCATGCGGTCGAGATTCAGCCAGACCCGCATCGAATACTGGCGGCTACCGAGGATCGTGGCGGTGCCGACGCCCCGGACCCGCTTGATCTCGGGCAGGATGTTGACGAAGGCGTAGTTGTAGAGGAAATTCTGGTCGACGCCCTTCTGGGTACTGAAGACGTTCACATACATCAGCATGCTCGTCATCATCTGCATGACGACGATTCCCTCCCGCTCGACCAGGGGAGGCAGCCGGTTCTTCACCATGTTGATCCGGTTATTCACGTTCAAGACCGCCACGTTCGGGTCCGTGCCCGGCTCGAAGACGATCTGGATCGTTGCCTCACCGGCACTGGTGGCGGCGGAGGCCATGTAGCGCATGTCCTGCACGCCGTTGATGGCCTGTTCCAGGATGATGAGGACCGAGTCGACCAGGACCGCGGCACTGGCGCCGGGATAAGCAACCGTGACCACCACGCTGGGCGGCGCGACGGAAGGGAACTGGGAAATCGGGAGGGTGTTGATCGCCAGCCCGCCCAGGAACAGGATGACCACCGAGATGACGATTGCCAACGCCGGCCGCTGGAGGAATTTTGCGAACATGGGCCTGACCGCACTTTCCTA
It encodes:
- a CDS encoding Calx-beta domain-containing protein, whose translation is MSLLGTAQSFAVLGATTVTNTGPSIIFGDLGVSPGSAITGFPPGIVTGGTIHANDGVATQAHADLATAYGVLVGSTSTQVLAGNLGGLTLLPGVYRINTAAQLTGTLTLDAQSDPNASFDFLIGTTLITASDSSVNLINGAHGDNVFFQVGSSATLGANTAFAGNILANTSITLTTGASIANGRALAVNAAVTMDTNSIAIAPALLVIDDVTVNENEGTATFTVSLSRPSGEAISVVADTANGSAVAPGDYTATSSILTFAPGVTSQTFTVPVVNDALNEATETLTVNLTGAIGANIADSVGVASILDDDPTPTLSIDSVTIDENAGTAVFTVTLSAASGQSVSVGFATAPQAATAPADYQAVAGTLTFLPGGALTQTIIVPIVDDAIFETSESFLLNLSAPTNATLSNTVGTGTIVDDEPEPTITITGLAMTEGDAGTSSVAFVVTLSGLSSLPITVQFATADGTATAGVDYVASGGTLTIPAGSLTGTILVPITGDLLDETDEAFVVNLTAPTNATLALGQAQGAILDDDATPTATISGATVTEGDAGTTNAVFTVTLSAVSGRDVTLNFATADGTATAGVDYVASGGTLTIPAGSLTGTILVPITGDLLDEFDEAFVVNLSNPTNATVAGAQGLGAILDDDTSPVAVADGFTGARGTTLTVSGPGVLSNDSDGDGNLLTAVLVSGPSSGVLVLNADGSFTYTPNAGFSGLDRFTYRAIGGGNSSTVATATITIRDMVGPAVPDLTRFGFHASPTFLVLTFGEDLNPARAGDVSNYRLLGPNGRPIALTSAVYDGATRTVTLRPSRMLPLNSGYRLVVNGSTPSGVADQFDNLLDGDRDGLAGGDSTLEFGREALRALATNRTQRALARRFQIPVVSDSGLSRQLIGTMNSPRFLRLLARTWR
- a CDS encoding efflux RND transporter permease subunit, with translation MFAKFLQRPALAIVISVVILFLGGLAINTLPISQFPSVAPPSVVVTVAYPGASAAVLVDSVLIILEQAINGVQDMRYMASAATSAGEATIQIVFEPGTDPNVAVLNVNNRINMVKNRLPPLVEREGIVVMQMMTSMLMYVNVFSTQKGVDQNFLYNYAFVNILPEIKRVRGVGTATILGSRQYSMRVWLNLDRMRAYNLSSEDVMKALGQQSMIGSPGRLGQATGTTSQTVEYVLTWVGRYNKTEQYENIIIKANPNGEILRLKDVAKVELSASYYNLYSDIDGLPSAAIVLKQTPGSNAAAVIEEVKEKLQEMKGESFPPGMDFAVTYDVSAFLEASIEKVLHTLFEAFILVALVVFLFLGDWRSTLIPTLAVPVSLIGTFFFMLLFGLSINLITLFALVLAIGVVVDDAIVVVEAVHAKMAEKHLSPYRATKEVVQEISGAIIAITMVMTAVFIPVTFMTGPVGVFYRQFGLTMAMAIVLSGVVALTLTPVLCAMLLKPHSNQVKKRGPLAYLLHLFDRGVERVTGGYAAVLRPIVTSRTLTMFVIMGFCVAIYLVNTKLPTGFIPLEDQGMIYGIIQTPPGSTLEYTNSKAHELQVVAKGIEGVNSVSSLAGYEVLTEGRGSNAGTCLINLKPWADRKLTSREIIEKLDEKGRAISNVKLEFFEPPAVPGFGAAGGFSTRVLDKTNTNDYERLGKVTEKFMAALSKRKEVKGLFTFFASNYPQYELVINNDVAMQKGVSIAAALDNLSINVGSTWEQGFILFGQFFKVFVQAAPEFRRYPEDLETMFVKNEQGEMVSYSSFMTLKKQQGLNEINRYNLYPSAAIQGAPAPGFSSGQAIKAIQEVAAETLPHGYDIGWEGLSYDEAGAGNTAIYIFLVVVVFVYLVLVGQYESFMLPLAVILSLPIGIFGAFLLLKVMGLSNDVYAQIGLVMLVGLLGKNAILIVEFAVQLHREGLSIKEAAIKGGKLRFRPILMTSFAFIAGLLPLVYATGPGAIGNRTIGTASVGGMLVGTLIGVLFIPGLYYLFGVIADKSSLIKDESDEPVTEAIAAH